A genome region from Thermomonospora amylolytica includes the following:
- a CDS encoding maleylpyruvate isomerase family mycothiol-dependent enzyme — protein sequence MRDDMARAVAAYEQTVRSTIALAQDFSDADYDLPTDLPGWTVKDVLSHMIGIERTLLGDPVPQHTLPEDLPHIRNDFARMLEVDVDVRRPVPGPKVLAELTETLERRLVQLSGIAPDQETIAPTGRTVPYVEFMTFRAFDCYVHEQDVRRAVGRPGNLDAPAAEYTRYRLGFGLPYVVGKKAGAEPGQTVRFEVTGPAAFTRHITVGDDRRARDTDPVDAPTATLTMDWETFMLLSTGRRTPDTVPVPATVAGDQDLATRVLANMNTTP from the coding sequence ATGAGAGACGACATGGCCCGGGCGGTGGCGGCCTACGAGCAGACCGTGCGGTCGACGATCGCGCTCGCCCAGGACTTCTCCGACGCCGACTACGACCTGCCGACCGACCTGCCGGGCTGGACCGTCAAGGACGTCCTGTCCCATATGATCGGCATCGAGCGGACGCTGCTCGGCGACCCCGTCCCGCAGCACACCCTGCCCGAGGACCTGCCCCACATTCGCAACGACTTCGCCCGCATGCTCGAGGTCGACGTGGACGTGCGCCGCCCGGTGCCCGGCCCCAAGGTCCTCGCCGAGCTCACCGAGACCCTCGAGCGCCGCCTCGTCCAGCTCTCCGGCATCGCCCCCGACCAGGAGACCATCGCCCCCACCGGCAGGACGGTCCCCTACGTCGAGTTCATGACCTTCCGCGCGTTCGACTGCTACGTCCACGAACAGGACGTGCGCCGCGCCGTGGGCCGCCCCGGCAACCTCGACGCCCCCGCCGCCGAGTACACCCGCTACCGCCTCGGCTTCGGCCTGCCGTACGTCGTGGGCAAGAAGGCCGGCGCCGAGCCCGGCCAGACCGTCAGGTTCGAGGTCACCGGCCCCGCCGCGTTCACCCGCCACATCACCGTCGGCGACGACCGCCGGGCCCGCGACACCGACCCCGTCGACGCCCCCACCGCCACCCTGACCATGGACTGGGAGACCTTCATGCTCCTGTCCACCGGCCGCCGCACCCCCGACACCGTCCCCGTCCCCGCCACCGTCGCCGGCGACCAGGACCTGGCCACGAGGGTCCTCGCCAACATGAACACCACCCCCTGA
- a CDS encoding L-serine ammonia-lyase — MAISVFDLFKVGIGPSSSHTGGPMAAAHRFARGLHRDGLLEKTASVRAVLYGSLGLTGKGHGSDKAVMLGLEGDKPELVDVDAVPGRLAAIRERGRLRMFGEVEIPFVVGEHLIFERKESLPGHPNGMRFTAYDADGSELRSRVYYSVGGGFVVDENATGADRIKPDDTVLPHPFESAAELLARCAETGLSVSALMLANEQAFGRTEAEIRTGLLELWQVMRACVRRGCTTEGLLPGGLKVRRRAPQLHRRLRTEGSADPMHAMDWVTLFALAVNEENAAGGRIVTAPTNGAAGIVPAVLHYYDRFVPGADDTGVVRFLLAAGAIGVLFKQNASISGAEVGCQGEVGSACSMAAAGLAEVLGGTPEQVENAAEIGIEHNLGLTCDPVGGLVQVPCIERNAVGAVKAITAARMALRGDGRHFVSLDKAIKTMRDTGRDMLDKYKETSRGGLAVNVIEC, encoded by the coding sequence ATGGCCATCAGCGTCTTCGACCTGTTCAAGGTGGGCATCGGCCCGTCCAGTTCGCACACCGGCGGTCCGATGGCCGCCGCGCACCGCTTCGCCCGCGGCCTGCACCGTGACGGCCTGCTGGAGAAGACCGCGTCGGTACGCGCCGTCCTGTACGGCTCGCTCGGCCTGACCGGCAAGGGCCACGGCAGCGACAAGGCCGTCATGCTGGGCCTGGAGGGCGACAAACCGGAACTCGTCGACGTCGACGCGGTTCCCGGGCGCCTGGCCGCCATCCGCGAACGGGGCAGGCTGCGCATGTTCGGCGAGGTGGAGATCCCGTTCGTGGTCGGCGAGCACCTGATCTTCGAACGCAAGGAGTCCCTGCCGGGCCATCCGAACGGGATGCGCTTCACCGCCTACGACGCGGACGGTTCCGAACTGCGCTCCCGGGTCTACTACTCGGTGGGCGGCGGGTTCGTGGTGGACGAGAACGCCACCGGGGCCGACCGGATCAAGCCCGACGACACCGTTCTGCCCCACCCGTTCGAGTCGGCCGCCGAACTGCTGGCCCGCTGCGCCGAGACCGGCCTGTCGGTCTCGGCCCTGATGCTGGCCAACGAGCAGGCGTTCGGCCGTACCGAGGCGGAGATCAGGACCGGCCTGCTGGAGCTGTGGCAGGTGATGCGCGCCTGCGTGCGGCGCGGCTGCACCACCGAGGGACTGCTGCCCGGCGGCCTGAAGGTCCGTCGCCGCGCCCCGCAGCTGCACCGCCGCCTGCGCACCGAGGGCTCGGCCGACCCGATGCACGCCATGGACTGGGTCACCCTGTTCGCCCTGGCGGTCAACGAGGAGAACGCCGCGGGCGGCCGTATCGTCACCGCCCCCACCAACGGCGCGGCGGGCATCGTCCCCGCCGTCCTGCACTACTACGACCGTTTCGTCCCCGGCGCCGACGACACCGGCGTGGTGCGCTTCCTGCTCGCCGCCGGCGCCATCGGCGTGCTGTTCAAGCAGAACGCCTCCATCTCCGGCGCCGAGGTCGGCTGCCAGGGCGAGGTGGGCTCGGCCTGCTCGATGGCCGCCGCCGGCCTGGCCGAGGTCCTCGGCGGCACCCCCGAGCAGGTGGAGAACGCCGCCGAGATCGGCATCGAGCACAACCTGGGCCTGACCTGCGACCCCGTGGGCGGCCTGGTCCAGGTCCCCTGCATCGAGCGCAACGCCGTGGGCGCCGTCAAGGCCATCACCGCCGCCCGCATGGCCCTGCGCGGCGACGGCCGCCACTTCGTCTCCCTCGACAAGGCCATCAAGACCATGCGCGACACCGGCCGCGACATGCTCGACAAGTACAAGGAGACCAGCCGCGGCGGCCTGGCCGTCAACGTCATCGAGTGCTGA
- the glyA gene encoding serine hydroxymethyltransferase, producing MSFGLHDPLAAVDPEIAEAVAAELRRQQNTLEMIASENFAPVAVLEAQGSVLTNKYAEGYPGRRYYGGCEFVDVAEQLAIDRAKELFGAEHANVQPHSGAQANTAVYFALLEHGDTILGLDLAHGGHLTHGMRINYSGKTLNVVPYHVRAEDGRVDMDEVAALAAEHRPKMIVAGWSAYPRQLDFAEFRRIADSVGALLMVDMAHFAGLVAAGLHPSPVPYADIVTTTTHKTLGGPRGGLILCRAEYAKKINSAVFPGMQGGPLEHVIAAKAVALKIAASEEFRERQARTVEGAKILAERLLAEDCAKAGVQVLTGGTDVHLVLVDLVNSQLTGRDAEDLLHSVGITVNRNAVPNDPRPPMVTSGLRIGTPALATRGFTAEDFTEVSDVIALALQPDPDIAALSARVRALADKHPLYPGL from the coding sequence ATGAGCTTCGGACTGCACGACCCGCTGGCCGCGGTCGATCCGGAGATCGCCGAGGCCGTGGCCGCGGAGCTGCGCCGCCAGCAGAACACCCTGGAGATGATCGCCTCGGAGAACTTCGCCCCGGTGGCGGTGCTGGAGGCGCAGGGCTCGGTGCTGACCAACAAGTACGCCGAGGGTTATCCGGGGCGGCGCTACTACGGCGGCTGCGAGTTCGTGGACGTGGCCGAGCAGCTGGCGATCGACCGGGCCAAGGAGCTGTTCGGGGCCGAGCACGCCAACGTGCAGCCGCACTCGGGCGCGCAGGCCAACACGGCGGTGTACTTCGCGCTGCTGGAGCACGGCGACACCATCCTGGGCCTGGACCTGGCGCACGGCGGTCACCTCACCCACGGGATGCGGATCAACTACTCGGGCAAGACGCTGAACGTGGTGCCGTACCACGTGCGCGCCGAGGACGGCCGCGTCGACATGGACGAGGTGGCGGCGCTGGCGGCCGAGCACCGGCCGAAGATGATCGTGGCGGGCTGGTCGGCGTACCCCCGGCAGCTGGACTTCGCCGAGTTCCGGCGGATCGCCGACTCGGTGGGCGCGCTGCTGATGGTGGACATGGCGCACTTCGCCGGGCTGGTGGCGGCCGGGCTGCACCCCTCGCCGGTGCCGTACGCCGACATCGTCACCACCACCACCCACAAGACGCTGGGCGGCCCGCGCGGCGGGCTGATCCTGTGCCGCGCCGAGTACGCCAAGAAGATCAACTCGGCGGTGTTCCCGGGCATGCAGGGCGGCCCGCTGGAGCACGTGATCGCGGCCAAGGCGGTGGCGCTGAAGATCGCCGCGTCCGAGGAGTTCCGCGAGCGGCAGGCCCGTACCGTGGAGGGCGCGAAGATCCTGGCCGAGCGGCTGCTGGCCGAGGACTGCGCCAAGGCCGGGGTGCAGGTGCTGACCGGCGGCACCGACGTGCACCTGGTGCTGGTCGACCTGGTCAACTCCCAGCTCACCGGGCGGGACGCCGAGGACCTGCTGCACTCGGTGGGGATCACGGTCAACCGCAACGCGGTGCCCAACGACCCGCGCCCGCCGATGGTGACCTCCGGCCTGCGGATCGGCACGCCCGCGCTGGCCACCCGGGGCTTCACGGCCGAGGACTTCACCGAGGTCTCCGACGTGATCGCGCTGGCCCTGCAGCCCGACCCCGACATCGCCGCGCTGTCGGCCCGGGTGCGCGCCCTGGCCGACAAGCACCCCCTCTACCCCGGCCTGTGA